One [Clostridium] saccharolyticum WM1 DNA segment encodes these proteins:
- a CDS encoding IS3 family transposase (programmed frameshift), with protein MAKHSFGLKKRMVLAYESGEGGYAFLSKKYNVSRIMIRKWVAAYKEFGDEGLRRSRQNETYSFEFKLHVVELYLSTEVSYQELALTVGMNNPPLITKWVNDFRIAGPDALRPKRKGRRRKMDKPKEIARDVPDSLKDNNEYIKQLEDELLKLKIENAYFKRTEEAAFRGNTSEQKARIIHSLRGSFKLKDILAITGFPKATYMYWQKRFDRKNQNQEFEQKILEIRKNNKDFGYRRIYGELRKQGLIVNKKRVQRIIQKLGLQVISFTRKSRKYSSYKGKVGKVAPNRIHRRFETYIPHQKITTDTSEFKYYEIDEKGRMNIRKLYLDPFMDMCNREIISYGISQKPSAESIMDALNKTIEKTEDCKYRRTFHSDQGWAYQMKAYVRTLKENKIFQSMSRKGNCHDNSVMENFFGLIKQEMYYGVVYYSYEELKSAIEKYIKYYNEKRIKEKLGWMSPVEYRLSLLAA; from the exons ATGGCAAAACACAGTTTTGGTTTAAAGAAAAGAATGGTATTGGCTTATGAGTCTGGTGAAGGTGGTTATGCTTTTTTGTCCAAGAAATATAATGTTTCGCGGATAATGATACGAAAATGGGTTGCTGCATATAAAGAATTCGGTGACGAAGGACTGAGACGTTCTCGTCAAAATGAAACGTACTCTTTCGAATTTAAGCTTCATGTGGTAGAGTTATATCTATCAACAGAGGTTTCTTATCAGGAGCTCGCTCTTACAGTTGGAATGAATAATCCACCGTTAATTACCAAGTGGGTTAATGATTTCAGAATTGCTGGTCCTGATGCTTTGAGACCAAAGCGTAAAGGACGGCGAAGAAAAATGGATAAACCTAAAGAGATAGCCCGGGATGTGCCAGATTCATTAAAAGATAATAATGAGTATATCAAGCAACTCGAGGATGAATTACTAAAACTAAAAATAGAGAATGCGTATT TTAAAAGAACTGAGGAGGCTGCGTTTAGAGGGAACACCTCAGAACAAAAAGCGAGAATCATCCACAGCCTCCGAGGATCATTCAAACTAAAAGACATTCTCGCAATCACAGGTTTTCCTAAAGCAACATATATGTATTGGCAGAAACGTTTTGATAGAAAAAACCAAAATCAAGAATTCGAGCAAAAGATCCTTGAAATACGAAAGAATAACAAAGATTTTGGCTATCGCCGCATTTATGGAGAGTTAAGAAAACAAGGACTAATTGTAAACAAGAAACGGGTTCAACGGATTATTCAAAAGCTTGGTCTTCAGGTGATATCGTTCACGCGGAAAAGCCGCAAATACAGTTCTTATAAAGGCAAAGTAGGAAAGGTTGCTCCGAATAGAATTCACAGACGATTTGAAACTTACATTCCACACCAGAAGATTACGACCGACACCTCTGAATTTAAGTATTATGAAATAGATGAAAAAGGAAGAATGAATATCAGGAAGCTTTACCTGGATCCATTTATGGATATGTGTAATAGAGAAATAATCAGTTATGGCATATCACAGAAACCATCTGCAGAAAGTATAATGGATGCCTTAAACAAAACAATAGAAAAAACAGAGGATTGTAAATATAGACGTACATTCCACTCAGATCAAGGCTGGGCTTATCAAATGAAAGCGTATGTTCGTACGCTTAAGGAAAACAAGATATTTCAAAGCATGTCCAGAAAAGGAAATTGTCACGATAATTCGGTTATGGAAAACTTTTTTGGACTTATAAAGCAAGAAATGTATTATGGTGTAGTTTACTATAGTTATGAAGAGCTTAAGTCAGCTATTGAGAAATACATAAAATACTACAATGAGAAACGAATTAAAGAAAAACTGGGATGGATGAGTCCTGTAGAATACAGACTCAGCCTCCTGGCTGCATAA
- a CDS encoding recombinase family protein has translation MRLSKEDGDKVESDSIVNQKELIRQYLKDKPDIEVHSVRVDDGYSGANFDRPAFQQMLKDIRGGLIDCVIVKDLSRFARNFVEAGRFLDQEFPLYGVRFIAINDGYDSIQRKGGADDIVLPFKNLVNDAYCRDISVKIRSQLEVKRKKGDFIGSFAVYGYLKDPDDRHKLVIDEYAADVVRDIFKWKLEGLSQQRIAERLDDQGILSPMEYKRYCGMKYKSGFQINPKARWTAVAIDRILKNQFYVGTLVQGKRSTPNHKIKKLMQKPENEWVCIEHNHEPIIEREIFDTVNRLLMKDTRIAPQEQTVYLFSGLLFCGDCRRSMVRNNNNRGGKIYTYYKMLKIVSCLNKDEFNRAQMELLEKLYITAFSSYKSININWSSFPYTTSFKWEQCTKLHDINYTKEKAKKEVLLLLEKTMRKNDIENILRSIS, from the coding sequence GTGCGTCTTTCCAAGGAAGATGGCGATAAGGTAGAGAGCGACAGCATTGTGAACCAAAAGGAGTTAATCAGGCAGTATCTTAAGGATAAGCCTGATATTGAAGTGCATTCTGTCCGTGTTGATGATGGATACAGCGGTGCCAATTTTGACCGCCCTGCCTTTCAGCAAATGCTGAAGGACATACGGGGTGGTCTGATTGATTGTGTCATCGTAAAGGATTTGTCCCGTTTTGCAAGAAATTTTGTAGAAGCGGGGCGATTCCTAGATCAGGAGTTTCCGCTGTATGGAGTCCGTTTCATCGCCATTAACGATGGCTATGATTCTATCCAGAGAAAAGGCGGAGCAGATGATATTGTACTTCCCTTCAAAAATTTGGTGAATGATGCTTACTGCCGTGACATTTCTGTAAAAATCAGGAGCCAGCTTGAAGTCAAACGGAAAAAGGGAGACTTTATCGGCTCTTTTGCCGTATACGGGTATCTGAAAGACCCTGATGACAGGCACAAGCTGGTCATAGACGAGTATGCCGCCGATGTGGTACGGGATATATTCAAATGGAAGCTGGAGGGACTCAGCCAGCAGCGTATTGCGGAACGCTTGGATGACCAAGGTATCTTATCCCCCATGGAGTATAAGCGTTACTGCGGTATGAAGTATAAGAGCGGTTTTCAAATCAACCCAAAGGCAAGATGGACGGCTGTTGCCATTGATCGTATCCTGAAAAACCAATTTTATGTTGGTACCTTGGTGCAGGGTAAGCGAAGTACACCAAACCATAAGATCAAAAAACTCATGCAAAAACCTGAAAATGAATGGGTGTGTATTGAACATAACCATGAGCCGATTATCGAAAGAGAAATCTTTGATACGGTAAACCGCCTTCTCATGAAAGATACCCGGATTGCACCACAGGAGCAAACGGTATATCTGTTCAGCGGACTGCTGTTCTGCGGAGATTGCAGACGCAGTATGGTGCGAAACAACAATAACCGTGGCGGTAAAATCTATACCTACTATAAGATGCTCAAAATAGTAAGTTGCTTAAATAAAGATGAATTTAATAGAGCTCAAATGGAGCTATTGGAGAAATTGTATATAACAGCTTTTTCTAGTTACAAGTCTATAAATATAAATTGGTCATCATTCCCTTATACAACTAGCTTTAAATGGGAGCAATGTACGAAGCTGCACGATATAAATTATACAAAAGAAAAAGCCAAAAAAGAAGTTCTTTTATTATTAGAAAAAACAATGAGAAAAAATGATATAGAAAATATATTACGCAGCATATCATAG
- a CDS encoding RNA polymerase sigma factor sigma-70 region 4 domain-containing protein → MKNYKDSDYALNKFSEGIVYRFADRIVEITLEDYLSENPGKTAEDFMELKALSDEIYHQQVIDENRTSRLDVSINGLEDTEALATASLDTELIHKKDTEKAIEAARQLLDSGGLTEVQRRRFLLHFFQGLSIRQIAALDEVDYRAVWDSLYWASKKLPPPVFLTLGERKFSKLPFA, encoded by the coding sequence ATGAAGAATTATAAAGATAGTGATTATGCACTGAATAAGTTCAGTGAGGGCATTGTGTACCGCTTTGCCGACCGTATTGTGGAAATTACATTGGAGGACTACCTTTCGGAGAATCCCGGCAAAACCGCAGAGGACTTTATGGAACTAAAAGCGCTGTCGGACGAAATCTATCATCAGCAGGTGATAGACGAAAATCGGACAAGCCGTTTGGATGTCAGTATCAATGGCTTAGAGGATACGGAGGCGCTTGCTACGGCTTCTCTCGATACGGAGCTGATACATAAAAAAGATACTGAAAAGGCCATAGAAGCCGCCAGACAGCTTCTTGACAGCGGTGGATTAACAGAAGTTCAGCGGCGGCGGTTCCTGTTGCATTTCTTTCAAGGGCTATCCATTCGCCAGATTGCCGCCTTAGATGAGGTCGATTATCGAGCAGTATGGGATAGTTTATATTGGGCTTCAAAAAAATTACCCCCCCCTGTTTTTTTGACATTGGGTGAAAGGAAATTTTCCAAGCTTCCTTTCGCCTGA
- a CDS encoding DUF6870 family protein yields the protein MQPQIITLNPSCKDVDIRTADRNALVDINDVNIDKKLPREQRLEDYVRQIGNPYCYKCEEAIVKISFSETTATLEDRIENYLKTF from the coding sequence ATGCAGCCACAAATCATTACACTTAATCCATCCTGCAAGGATGTGGATATAAGAACAGCAGATCGGAATGCGCTGGTTGATATCAATGATGTGAATATAGATAAAAAGCTCCCAAGGGAACAGCGGCTGGAGGATTATGTCCGCCAGATTGGAAATCCGTATTGCTACAAATGCGAAGAGGCCATTGTAAAAATTAGTTTTTCCGAAACAACAGCGACCCTTGAGGATCGCATTGAAAATTACTTAAAAACATTTTAG
- a CDS encoding ATP-dependent DNA helicase, whose amino-acid sequence MNEKKLCMADIQNKIYEAGLLRPEEKVVLITPNCVLLELYTGKTYSYRMVDLITLKAKRLFSSQKPLSSSGYQKAIEKMLAQISEVEEPIPADKHNRARELLTYTFTDILPKHGMTFRENQLSLALSMLDAMEETKVALCEAEVGTGKIHAYILAATIYRLFHGSSQPTIISTSTIALQKALTEEYIPQISNILMEHRIIEKPLSFVVRKGKSHYACDDRVRNYRSSILNNGREEDKELIETLDCLYTGACSIDLDSLPLTDYVKGRICVERCHLNCDLSDICRYRNFILKSQTNAFYFQIANHNLVLADVLSQKGGRNRLFPTCGLMIFDEAHKLLDVARQMYE is encoded by the coding sequence ATGAATGAGAAAAAGCTCTGCATGGCAGACATTCAAAATAAGATTTATGAAGCCGGTTTGCTTCGACCGGAAGAAAAGGTGGTGCTGATCACCCCAAATTGCGTCCTGCTGGAGCTTTACACCGGCAAAACATACAGCTACCGTATGGTAGATCTGATTACATTAAAAGCGAAAAGACTGTTTTCCAGCCAGAAGCCGTTATCGTCCTCTGGCTATCAGAAAGCCATTGAAAAAATGCTGGCACAGATATCTGAGGTGGAAGAACCGATACCCGCAGATAAGCATAACCGTGCAAGAGAGCTTCTGACCTATACTTTTACCGACATTCTGCCAAAGCATGGTATGACCTTTCGGGAAAACCAACTGTCCCTTGCCTTGTCAATGCTGGATGCCATGGAAGAAACCAAAGTAGCACTATGCGAGGCAGAGGTGGGTACGGGCAAGATCCATGCCTACATATTAGCGGCAACAATCTACCGTTTGTTCCACGGGAGCAGTCAACCGACGATTATCTCCACTTCCACTATTGCCCTGCAAAAAGCATTGACCGAAGAATACATTCCTCAGATTTCTAATATTCTAATGGAACATCGTATTATTGAAAAGCCCTTATCTTTTGTGGTGCGTAAGGGAAAATCGCACTATGCTTGTGATGACCGGGTGCGAAATTATCGTTCCTCCATTTTGAATAATGGGCGTGAGGAAGATAAAGAACTGATTGAAACGCTGGATTGCTTATATACCGGCGCCTGCTCCATTGATTTGGACAGCCTGCCTCTGACCGATTATGTCAAGGGACGTATCTGCGTGGAACGCTGCCATCTGAATTGCGACCTCTCCGATATTTGCCGCTATCGCAATTTTATCCTTAAATCGCAGACCAATGCGTTTTATTTTCAAATTGCAAACCACAACTTGGTCTTAGCGGATGTGCTGAGCCAAAAAGGCGGAAGAAACCGACTGTTTCCAACCTGCGGGCTGATGATTTTTGATGAGGCTCATAAACTGCTTGATGTAGCAAGGCAGATGTACGAATGA